In the Thauera sedimentorum genome, one interval contains:
- a CDS encoding lipocalin-like domain-containing protein: MLAACLRSLFAALLMLQGALAWTAEVAYPPVVPGVALAFPEDTGAHPAFRTEWWYVTGWLEDEEGAERGFQVTFFRVRTGVGEDNPSRFAPRQLVLAHAAVADPQEGRLLHDERAARVLAPLAGFETGRTHAWTGDWSLMLEQGGYRTQVRAEDFAFDLRFAPQAPPMINGEGGYSRKAADPKHASYYYSRPQLAVEGHLRVREATHRVRGRAWLDHEWSSELMPPGARGWDWIGINLHEGGALMAFRMRDEAGQPLWAGGSLRGADGALHSFGAEDVRFAAGRRWRSPRTGADYPVEWTLDIAAPEGGEPRTLKVVPLMDDQELDSRRSTGAVYWEGAVRLLEDGREIGRGYLEMTGYAERLRM; encoded by the coding sequence ATGCTGGCCGCCTGCCTGCGCAGTCTTTTCGCCGCACTGCTGATGCTGCAGGGCGCTCTCGCGTGGACGGCGGAGGTCGCGTATCCGCCGGTCGTGCCCGGCGTCGCTCTGGCCTTCCCCGAGGATACCGGGGCACACCCCGCATTCCGCACCGAGTGGTGGTACGTCACCGGCTGGCTGGAGGACGAGGAGGGCGCCGAGCGCGGCTTTCAGGTGACCTTCTTCCGGGTGCGTACCGGCGTGGGCGAGGACAACCCGAGCCGCTTCGCCCCCCGTCAGCTGGTGCTTGCACATGCCGCGGTGGCCGATCCGCAGGAGGGCCGCCTGCTGCACGACGAACGCGCCGCGCGCGTGCTGGCGCCGCTGGCCGGCTTCGAGACCGGGCGCACGCATGCCTGGACCGGCGACTGGTCGCTGATGCTGGAGCAGGGGGGCTACCGCACCCAGGTGAGGGCGGAGGACTTTGCCTTCGACCTGCGGTTCGCACCGCAGGCGCCGCCGATGATCAACGGCGAGGGCGGTTACAGCCGCAAGGCCGCAGATCCCAAGCACGCCAGCTACTACTACAGCCGCCCGCAACTGGCGGTGGAGGGGCATCTGCGCGTGCGCGAGGCCACGCATCGGGTGCGCGGGCGGGCCTGGCTGGACCACGAGTGGTCCAGCGAGTTGATGCCGCCCGGCGCGCGCGGCTGGGACTGGATCGGCATCAACCTGCATGAGGGCGGTGCCCTGATGGCCTTCCGCATGCGCGACGAGGCCGGGCAGCCATTGTGGGCCGGCGGCAGCCTGCGCGGGGCGGACGGCGCACTGCACAGCTTCGGAGCGGAGGATGTGCGCTTCGCAGCCGGCCGGCGCTGGCGTTCGCCGCGCACCGGTGCGGATTATCCGGTCGAATGGACACTAGACATCGCGGCGCCCGAGGGCGGCGAGCCGCGCACCCTGAAGGTGGTGCCCTTGATGGACGACCAGGAGCTCGACAGCCGGCGTTCGACCGGCGCGGTGTACTGGGAAGGTGCGGTGCGCCTGCTGGAGGACGGCCGCGAGATCGGCCGTGGCTACCTGGAGATGACCGGCTACGCCGAACGGCTGCGCATGTAG
- a CDS encoding PP2C family protein-serine/threonine phosphatase, whose protein sequence is MTAPLPETLEMDEARAMAVRVPLLRGMTFRQAAVTLLIALLLGVVAAAVELYADWQAMRGEIRAQTERILNLVHGPSAQAAFQFNDELAIQVADGLFARPETRQVILRDNFGRTIARRERADAGQSGQLADRLFGDLTHYVLDLNHDTAAGQRIEVGSLELRLSATEIAASFYQRGRLLVIVGLVKALAISALVVLIFYFIVTRPLLTLHSAITRIDPTRPGGWPRPELRFHRKDELGQIVNGLDELMRAFQRGLDQRDQARDENLRLGAELDVSRRIQQMVLPSQAELQAVPTLDIAAHMEPAGEVGGDYYDILPHAGGLRIGIGDVTGHGLESGVVMLMTQSAVRTMLTAQEADMVRIMEALNGTIYHNVQRMGCGKNLTLALLDHHPVDQGTVRGCLRIAGQHESVIVVRTDGRVELIDTDELGFPIGLVEEVGEFVGQVAIDLHRDDVVVLYTDGITEAADESQRLYGLDRLVELAVAHRHEDAEAIKDAIVRDVKRHIATQTLYDDLTLVVLKQR, encoded by the coding sequence ATGACCGCTCCCTTGCCCGAGACCCTAGAGATGGACGAAGCCCGGGCAATGGCCGTGCGTGTTCCGCTGCTCCGCGGGATGACCTTCCGCCAGGCCGCGGTCACGCTGCTGATCGCCTTGCTGCTGGGGGTCGTCGCCGCCGCGGTCGAACTCTACGCAGACTGGCAGGCGATGCGCGGCGAGATCCGCGCGCAGACCGAACGCATCCTCAACCTGGTGCACGGGCCTTCGGCCCAGGCCGCATTCCAGTTCAATGACGAGCTTGCCATCCAGGTGGCCGACGGCCTGTTCGCCCGCCCGGAAACCCGCCAGGTGATCCTGCGCGACAACTTCGGCCGCACGATCGCGCGCCGCGAGCGTGCGGATGCGGGGCAGTCGGGACAACTCGCGGACCGCCTGTTCGGCGATCTCACCCACTACGTGCTCGATCTCAATCACGACACCGCAGCCGGTCAGCGTATCGAAGTCGGCAGCCTGGAACTCCGCCTGTCGGCCACCGAGATCGCCGCCAGCTTCTACCAGCGCGGCCGCCTGCTGGTCATCGTCGGCCTGGTCAAGGCGCTGGCGATCTCCGCCCTGGTCGTGCTGATCTTCTATTTCATCGTCACCCGCCCGCTGCTGACACTGCACTCGGCGATCACCCGCATCGACCCCACCCGCCCCGGAGGCTGGCCGCGCCCCGAGCTGCGTTTCCACCGCAAGGACGAGCTGGGGCAGATCGTGAACGGTCTGGACGAGCTCATGCGCGCCTTCCAGCGCGGGCTGGACCAGCGCGACCAGGCGCGCGACGAGAACCTCCGCCTTGGCGCCGAACTCGACGTCTCGCGCCGCATCCAGCAGATGGTCCTGCCCTCGCAGGCAGAGCTGCAGGCCGTGCCCACGCTGGATATCGCCGCCCACATGGAACCCGCGGGCGAGGTCGGCGGCGACTACTACGACATACTGCCGCACGCCGGCGGCCTGCGCATCGGCATCGGCGACGTAACCGGCCACGGGCTGGAAAGCGGCGTGGTCATGCTGATGACGCAAAGCGCGGTCCGCACCATGCTGACAGCGCAGGAAGCCGACATGGTGCGGATCATGGAAGCGCTCAACGGCACCATCTACCACAACGTCCAGCGCATGGGCTGCGGCAAGAACCTCACCCTGGCGCTGCTCGACCACCACCCGGTGGACCAAGGCACGGTGCGCGGCTGCCTGCGCATCGCCGGCCAGCATGAATCGGTGATCGTCGTGCGTACCGACGGCAGGGTGGAACTCATCGATACCGACGAGCTCGGCTTCCCGATCGGGCTGGTGGAGGAAGTGGGCGAATTCGTCGGCCAGGTGGCCATCGACCTGCACCGCGACGACGTGGTGGTGCTGTACACCGACGGCATCACCGAGGCCGCCGACGAATCGCAGCGTCTCTACGGTCTCGACCGCCTTGTCGAACTGGCCGTCGCGCACCGCCACGAAGATGCGGAGGCGATCAAGGACGCCATCGTGCGCGACGTCAAGCGACATATCGCCACCCAGACACTGTACGACGACCTCACCCTGGTGGTCCTCAAGCAGCGCTGA
- a CDS encoding slr1658 superfamily regulator: MTEDFGRIVEIRHGRDAESLNLSFWPGRVPLKQRWRNNGLSADFLGDYVTTFFPLDDAIPDTQLRQAEIRGAVSFIANELLENAMKYHDPALPEPVTIQLGLDSKQIVFHASNGAGEQAAGRFREFIARLLDGDPGELYLQQLEDNALAEQSAGLGYLTMINDYGAELAWRFQAGEGGGYRVTTQVTLTL; this comes from the coding sequence ATGACCGAAGACTTCGGCCGGATCGTCGAAATACGCCACGGGCGGGATGCCGAATCGCTCAACCTGTCGTTCTGGCCCGGCCGCGTCCCGCTCAAGCAGCGCTGGCGCAACAACGGGCTGTCGGCCGACTTCCTCGGCGACTACGTCACCACCTTCTTCCCGCTCGACGACGCGATTCCCGACACCCAGCTTCGACAGGCGGAAATCCGCGGCGCAGTCAGCTTCATCGCCAACGAACTGCTGGAGAACGCGATGAAGTACCACGACCCTGCCCTGCCCGAACCGGTCACCATACAGCTCGGACTGGACAGCAAACAGATCGTGTTTCACGCCAGCAATGGTGCCGGCGAGCAGGCCGCCGGGCGCTTCCGCGAATTCATCGCCCGCCTGCTGGACGGCGATCCGGGCGAACTCTACCTGCAGCAACTCGAGGACAACGCCCTCGCCGAACAGAGCGCGGGGCTGGGCTATCTCACCATGATCAACGACTACGGTGCCGAACTGGCATGGCGTTTCCAGGCGGGCGAAGGCGGCGGATACCGCGTCACCACCCAGGTCACGCTGACACTTTGA
- a CDS encoding slr1659 superfamily regulator: protein MKSLQGEGYQVELDDADNRVSLRGSLRLGGLTEYAPISQLLDEALEGRSSLTVDLSGLEFLNSSGIATLSRFVISARNRKDCALVIRGSSTIPWQGKSLNNLKRLMPALELNFD from the coding sequence ATGAAGTCACTCCAGGGCGAGGGCTACCAGGTCGAACTCGACGATGCGGACAACCGCGTCAGCCTGCGCGGCTCGCTGCGTCTGGGCGGCCTGACCGAGTACGCGCCGATCTCGCAGCTGCTGGACGAGGCACTCGAGGGCCGCAGCAGTCTCACGGTGGACCTGAGCGGACTCGAATTCCTCAACAGTTCCGGCATCGCCACGCTGTCCAGGTTCGTGATCAGTGCGCGCAACCGCAAGGACTGCGCGCTGGTCATCCGCGGCTCCAGCACGATCCCGTGGCAGGGCAAGTCGCTCAACAACCTCAAGCGCCTGATGCCGGCGCTCGAGCTGAACTTCGACTGA
- a CDS encoding substrate-binding periplasmic protein, giving the protein MNARHGFRLLLLSALAWAAPSGAQAQAIDSLLWVSEEAPPYHYLKDGVPTGIAVDVLARMQDLLGSQQSPPDIRFLPWARARYMALHQPGTCLFAQPASDEERQGLAYVGPLLDTRIAIIVPTQRADDVSGPRDLAALTVGVVRDSAAEELLTATGVPARIIRTDSPRTLVRMLAGGRFDAIAYLPQAAARSLQQEGIVTTAYRPVFTLHEGTIGYACHRDTDPALIARMRNALERLHTDGTVENIRRHYER; this is encoded by the coding sequence ATGAACGCCCGACACGGTTTCCGCCTGCTCCTGCTGTCCGCCCTCGCCTGGGCGGCGCCGTCCGGCGCCCAGGCGCAAGCCATCGACAGCCTGCTCTGGGTCAGCGAGGAGGCGCCGCCCTACCATTACCTGAAGGATGGCGTCCCCACCGGCATTGCAGTGGACGTCCTCGCACGGATGCAAGACCTGCTCGGCAGCCAGCAATCGCCACCGGACATCCGTTTCCTGCCCTGGGCACGCGCCCGCTACATGGCACTCCACCAGCCGGGCACCTGCCTGTTCGCCCAGCCCGCCTCCGACGAAGAGCGCCAAGGCCTCGCCTACGTCGGCCCGCTGCTCGACACCCGCATCGCCATCATCGTCCCCACCCAGCGGGCGGACGACGTCTCGGGTCCGCGCGACCTCGCCGCGCTGACCGTGGGCGTGGTCCGCGACAGCGCCGCCGAAGAGCTGCTCACCGCGACCGGGGTTCCGGCCAGGATCATCCGCACCGATTCGCCACGCACCCTGGTCCGCATGCTCGCCGGCGGACGTTTCGACGCCATCGCCTACCTGCCGCAGGCCGCCGCCCGCAGCCTGCAGCAGGAAGGCATCGTCACCACCGCCTATCGACCTGTATTCACGCTGCACGAAGGCACCATCGGCTACGCCTGCCACCGCGACACCGATCCGGCCCTGATCGCACGGATGCGCAATGCACTAGAACGCCTGCACACCGATGGCACGGTCGAGAACATCCGCCGGCACTACGAGCGCTGA